In the genome of Quercus robur chromosome 3, dhQueRobu3.1, whole genome shotgun sequence, one region contains:
- the LOC126716698 gene encoding polygalacturonase At1g48100-like, with translation MILPRILILVCLFSSCVSFPLIQDKLNSYTKQKHLHTISRISLPPDPAPEAVSPSYNVDSASNITTFNVQSFGAIGDGVTDDTQAFKMAWDTACQAEKSGILLVPKGYSFMIQSTNTTIFTGPCKSGITFQIDGTIMPPDGPDSWPITSSKKQWLVFYRINGMSLQGGGVIDGRGEKWWNLPCKPHKAPNGKTLPSVCDSPVAIRFFMSSNLTVQGLEVKNSPKFHLRFDVCQDVDIELLNINSPAQSPNTDGIHIENTKNVKIYNSVISTGDDCVSIGAGCYNVDIRNITCGPSHGISIGSLGVRNSRACVSNITVSDSVIRHSDNGVRIKTWQGGLGSVSKVTFHNIYMDTVRNPIIIDQYYCLTKHCPNQTSAVSISDILYSNIKGTYDVRSPPMRFACSDSFPCTNLTLSEVELLPIKSQVVSNPFCWNAYGTMQTLTIPPVFCLLEGLPQSMQQSDSAGC, from the exons ATGATACTCCCTAGGATTCTCATTCTTGTTTGCCTTTTCTCATCATGTGTCTCTTTTCCTCTAATTCAAGACAAACTGAATAGTTACACAAAACAGAAGCATTTGCACACAATATCAAGAATTTCATTACCACCTGATCCTGCACCTGAGGCAGTTAGCCCAAGTTACAATGTGGATTCTGCTAGTAATATAACTACTTTCAATGTACAATCTTTTGGTGCCATTGGGGATGGTGTCACTGATGACACACAAGCATTCAAAATGGCCTGGGACACTGCTTGCCAAGCTGAAAAATCAGGAATTCTTCTTGTTCCTAAGGGTTATTCCTTCATGATACAATCTACAAATACTACAATATTCACAGGCCCTTGCAAATCCGGCATCACATTTCAG ATTGATGGGACTATTATGCCACCGGATGGACCCGATTCATGGCCAATAACAAGTAGTAAGAAACAATGGCTGGTTTTCTATAGAATCAATGGAATGTCATTGCAAGGGGGTGGTGTCATAGATGGCAGAGGAGAGAAATGGTGGAATCTTCCATGCAAACCACACAAA GCACCTAATGGGAAAACACTGCCTAGTGTTTGTGATAGCCCAGTT GCCATAAGATTCTTCATGAGTTCCAATTTGACAGTCCAAGGACTTGAAGTTAAGAACAGCCCCAAATTTCATTTACGTTTTGACGTTTGTCAAGACGTCGATATAGAGTTGCTCAACATAAACTCACCTGCTCAAAGTCCCAACACCGATGGAATTCACATCGAGAAcacaaaaaatgtcaaaatatataattcagTTATATCCACTG GTGATGACTGTGTATCAATTGGAGCTGGTTGTTATAATGTAGATATAAGGAACATAACTTGCGGTCCAAGTCATGGAATAAG TATTGGCAGCCTAGGCGTTCGAAACTCCCGGGCATGTGTTTCTAACATCACAGTGAGTGATTCGGTCATCAGGCATTCGGATAATGGTGTTAGGATCAAAACTTGGCAGGGTGGATTAGGTTCTGTATCTAAAGTGACATTCCATAACATATACATGGACACAGTCCGAAACCCAATTATCATAGACCAATACTACTGCCTCACCAAGCATTGTCCCAACCAAACCTCTGCAGTTTCCATTTCTGATATCTTGTACTCAAACATAAAAGGCACATATGATGTAAGAAGCCCTCCAATGCGTTTTGCTTGCAGTGACTCTTTCCCATGCACAAACCTCACACTTTCTGAAGTGGAACTACTTCCTATCAAATCACAAGTTGTGTCAAACCCATTTTGCTGGAATGCTTATGGGACTATGCAGACACTTACTATTCCACCAGTTTTCTGCTTGTTGGAGGGACTACCACAATCAATGCAACAGAGTGATTCTGCTGGGTGTT